A portion of the Bactrocera neohumeralis isolate Rockhampton chromosome 2, APGP_CSIRO_Bneo_wtdbg2-racon-allhic-juicebox.fasta_v2, whole genome shotgun sequence genome contains these proteins:
- the LOC126767919 gene encoding uncharacterized protein LOC126767919 isoform X1: MLPAGRLERCAPSSRSTAASAAAAASATGDCNFGALWWFWWSTLHFAAILDALRPASERRLRLRQRQRARQRQRHQGRQHCLSIKSAICKRRRLAHYKLSSRLDRKSSRGMIYENEELRLRTININAEVERGQSDIKRLRRENEQLRREIWTLRDECDRLNKRFKAKLLDHDHACNARHSVCSGGGRGSGHICDSNCNSDDSDSCDTCKGNDDQCSDECCTGGSCPQLATKQPIIEFAPDTPTTTTATRSDMANFVVKSAGANSESVPNLHQAFDHLSVVSEETMSNADQHTHVPHNELLHIYTSDGGGSQMTLPSLVGPLTPLTPIEQVANQLNDLQAVVPPLSYFENVLQDHMGSNIGNTPNTSSPTSKLMRHTNGWDYKLQSPFAHRKISTGASPPALQIATPLTQNSTQQQQQQQRLAPPQLLTTFVPTIVAPPASNESTASPSSHTVSAPSAQQSNATVIETVAITTTPSNALPTLNSPRHFFAPLKPRLKINTTLANKALTGDVNVPAESTPISTPTTLAADAESSGCHNCEPPDLYVHNGLASPYQHQALTATGADNAVPPPIPQRGSSSQVSPQHRARVQRQQQQQLLAPQQQYLQPHQHTHQHQQQHQRLPQQQQHQQQSPPALSQSSLITITVTVDDADEVAAGVDAAAACGEDAAIAADIPLNTHASTAALINTPQRLQAPFQAVPKLAALQSLAALPTVFVAQPNAVITKLSEPIYATAQKRCKNLLIAPAVTKPLMAAAINTNKRLTPTTSNRSSATATPVHSPLLQSTPTSMSKAILVDSQSQTESVNLETILNDIQAISEDILAIQLDKRRENDNVINKSLEQEDKNKKPYRSEMNLTLQYDGANQVAVAANTTATATQTSFSSSGKGNNRCTRSLEREHTDSPSPHIPDAMVPFPDKRTYIGFDQLNNEACLELPPTSVANMQRPPLPPVAGVAKQTQPPTPPARGFPSPLNIRCAGVARATPVAIPQPPTDETAGAQLIKPMTLGFAPNKSQLYAAVANAAAKRAQYRAAMTHSLDAELNAAGATALSETSAADAANEALATEVARRKARRVSIVCGDSSTPDSPDPLNNTQLVRSQAQINLSGMQDGGTTNVNTNNSNIASATSQPNNGSCTDLQAVLLNPALRNLKQTSHSTPNSPHSVRRRSNSNTMSPNNGVADPTQPQSLSANTSPKHAANAHHRHTNSSCSNIAVAHQRKSSQDSTRTNAGEGATVEAVTGRSRCSRRHSDGTVASNAQRVSGTSGHHHHHHHHHPHTSSLLSNNLHHSHHSHQDSTSYSEHGSNSSASSRESSTSFSVRSHRRKISISSHTGGKIPWCGCWGNGCL; this comes from the exons GGCAATCGGACATCAAACGTTTGCGTAGAGAGAATGAGCAGTTGCGCCGCGAGATTTGGACGCTACGCGATGAGTGCGATCGCTTGAATAAGCGCTTCAAGGCGAAGCTGTTGGATCACGATCATGCTTGCAACGCGCGGCATAGCGTTTGCAGTGGCGGCGGGCGCGGTAGTGGGCACATCTGTGACAGTAACTGCAACAGTGAT GATTCAGATTCCTGTGATACCTGCAAAGGCAACGATGACCAATGCAGTGATGAGTGCTGCACGGGCGGCAGCTGTCCACAGCTGGCGACAAAGCAGCCGATTATTGAGTTCGCGCCTGATACGCCCACCACAACGACAGCAACGCGCTCAGACATGGCCAATTTTGTGGTTAAATCTGCGGGTGCTAATTCGGAAAGTGTGCCGAATTTACATCAAGCATTCGATCATTTGTCCGTGGTGTCGGAGGAAACGATGAGTAATGCCGACCAGCATACGCATGTGCCGCACAATGAGTTGCTGCACATATATACGTCCGACGGTGGTGGCTCGCAGATGACATTGCCCAGCTTAGTTGGGCCGTTGACACCGTTGACGCCCATCGAACAGGTGGCCAATCAGCTGAACGACCTGCAAGCGGTTGTGCCGCCCCTATCTTATTTCGAGAATGTGTTGCAAGATCATATGGGCTCTAATATAG GTAATACGCCCAATACGAGCTCGCCCACGTCGAAACTAATGCGCCACACCAATGGCTGGGACTACAAGTTGCAATCGCCTTTCGCGCACAGAAAGATTTCAACAGGCGCTTCGCCGCCGGCGCTGCAAATTGCCACACCGCTTACGCAGAATTctacgcaacaacaacaacaacaacagagacTAGCACCACCCCAACTGCTAACCACCTTTGTGCCAACAATAGTTGCGCCGCCGGCGAGTAATGAGTCGACGGCAAGCCCCTCAAGTCACACCGTGTCAGCGCCGAGCGCGCAACAATCGAATGCGACTGTTATAGAGACAGTTGCAATTACAACGACGCCATCGAACGCGTTACCAACGCTTAACAGTCCAAGACATTTCTTTGCGCCACTAAAGCCACGGCTGAAAATCAATACAACTTTAGCTAATAAAGCACTGACAGGTGATGTCAATGTGCCTGCGGAGTCCACACCAATATCAACGCCAACCACGTTAGCTGCGGATGCCGAAAGCAGCGGCTGTCATAATTGTGAGCCGCCCGACCTTTATGTACACAACGGCTTGGCCTCACCCTATCAGCATCAGGCCTTGACGGCGACGGGCGCCGACAACGCTGTGCCACCACCAATACCACAACGCGGCAGCTCCTCCCAAGTAAGTCCACAACATCGCGCACGCGtgcaacgccaacaacaacaacagctgttgGCGCCGCAGCAGCAATATTTGCAGCCACATCAGCACACGCAtcagcatcagcagcagcaccagcggctgccacaacagcaacaacaccaacagcagtCACCACCTGCACTGTCGCAGTCATCGTTGATAACCATCACAGTGACCGTGGACGATGCTGATGAGGTTGCCGCCGGTGTTGATGCTGCTGCCGCTTGCGGTGAGGATGCGGCAATTGCCGCCGATATCCCGCTTAACACGCACGCTTCGACCGCGGCATTAATTAACACGCCACAAAGGCTGCAGGCGCCGTTTCAGGCTGTGCCGAAATTGGCGGCGCTGCAATCGCTCGCCGCATTGCCGACTGTTTTCGTCGCACAGCCAAATGCTGTAATAACAAAATTAAGCGAACCCATTTATGCTACCGCACAAAAACGCTGTAAAAATCTTTTAATTGCGCCGGCCGTGACCAAGCCGCTAATGGCGGCCGCCATTAACACCAATAAACGCctaacaccaacaacatcgAATCGTAGCAGTGCGACTGCAACGCCAGTACACTCACCGTTACTGCAGTCGACACCAACATCGATGTCAAAAGCAATTCTGGTGGATAGTCAAAGCCAG ACGGAGTCTGTGAACCTGGAAACCATACTTAATGATATTCAAGCCATATCGGAGGATATCTTAGCTATTCAACTGGACAAACGTAGAGAGAATGACAACGTTATCAACAAATCGCTGGAGCAGGAAGACAAAAATAAGAAACCGTACCgctcagaaatgaatttaacaCTACAATATGATGGCGCGAATCAAGTGGCAGTGGCCGCCAATACAACAGCGACTGCCACACAAACATCCTTCAGCAGCAGTGGCAAAGGCAATAATCGCTGCACGCGTTCACTAGAACGCGAGCATACAGACAGCCCATCGCCGCATATACCCGACGCTATGGTGCCTTTCCCAGATAAGCGCACTTATATTGGCTTTGATCAGCTGAATAATGAGGCGTGCCTGGAGCTGCCACCTACGAGTGTTGCAAATATGCAGCGACCACCGTTGCCGCCTGTCGCTGGTGTGGCCAAGCAGACGCAGCCACCGACGCCGCCAGCGCGTGGATTTCCATCACCATTAAATATACGCTGCGCAGGTGTAGCGCGCGCCACACCTGTAGCAATACCACAACCGCCTACAGATGAAACAGCTGGAGCGCAGCTTATCAAGCCCATGACGCTCGGTTTTGCGCCCAATAAAAGTCAGCTGTATGCCGCTGTGGCGAACGCGGCGGCTAAGCGTGCACAATATCGCGCTGCAATGACGCATTCGTTGGACGCGGAGTTGAATGCGGCAGGTGCAACGGCGTTAAGCGAGACAAGTGCTGCTGATGCTGCAAATGAG GCACTCGCTACAGAGGTGGCGCGTCGGAAAGCGCGTCGCGTTTCAATCGTGTGCGGTGATTCAAGTACGCCAGACTCACCTGATCCGCTGAACAATACGCAATTAGTTCGATCTCAAGCACAAATAAATCTAAGCGGTATGCAGGATGGTGGCACAACAAATGTCAATACCAACAACTCCAACATAGCGAGCGCAACGAGCCAACCAAACAATGGTAGCTGCACAGATTTGCAGGCCGTGCTGCTTAATCCGGCGTTGCGTAATCTCAAGCAAACCAGCCACAGCACTCCCAACTCACCACATTCCGTGCGGCGCCGTAGCAACAGTAATACGATGAGCCCGAATAATGGCGTTGCTGATCCTACACAACCGCAATCTCTATCGGCGAATACGTCGCCGAAGCACGCCGCCAACGCGCACCATCGCCACACAaatagcagctgcagcaatataGCGGTGGCGCATCAACGTAAATCCAGCCAAGACTCGACACGCACCAATGCCGGTGAGGGCGCCACTGTCGAAGCGGTTACAGGGCGCTCGCGCTGTTCTCGTCGCCACTCTGATGGCACCGTAGCGAGTAATGCACAGCGTGTCAGCGGCACTTCCGGCCATCaccaccatcatcatcatcatcacccGCATACATCGTCGTTGCTGAGCAATAATCTGCATCACAGTCACCACTCGCATCAGGATAGCACTTCATATTCGGAGCACGGTTCGAATAGTTCGGCATCGTCGCGGGAGTCATCAACTTCGTTCAGCGTGCGCTCGCATCGGCGAAAGATTTCCATCAGTTCGCATACTGGTGGTAAAATACCATGGTGCGGGTGCTGGGGCAACGGCTGCTTGTAG
- the LOC126767919 gene encoding uncharacterized protein LOC126767919 isoform X2: MHWLDGSISLDENLISGRVSGGSNGENSDSNQSKTSLKAKRRRLAHYKLSSRLDRKSSRGMIYENEELRLRTININAEVERGQSDIKRLRRENEQLRREIWTLRDECDRLNKRFKAKLLDHDHACNARHSVCSGGGRGSGHICDSNCNSDDSDSCDTCKGNDDQCSDECCTGGSCPQLATKQPIIEFAPDTPTTTTATRSDMANFVVKSAGANSESVPNLHQAFDHLSVVSEETMSNADQHTHVPHNELLHIYTSDGGGSQMTLPSLVGPLTPLTPIEQVANQLNDLQAVVPPLSYFENVLQDHMGSNIGNTPNTSSPTSKLMRHTNGWDYKLQSPFAHRKISTGASPPALQIATPLTQNSTQQQQQQQRLAPPQLLTTFVPTIVAPPASNESTASPSSHTVSAPSAQQSNATVIETVAITTTPSNALPTLNSPRHFFAPLKPRLKINTTLANKALTGDVNVPAESTPISTPTTLAADAESSGCHNCEPPDLYVHNGLASPYQHQALTATGADNAVPPPIPQRGSSSQVSPQHRARVQRQQQQQLLAPQQQYLQPHQHTHQHQQQHQRLPQQQQHQQQSPPALSQSSLITITVTVDDADEVAAGVDAAAACGEDAAIAADIPLNTHASTAALINTPQRLQAPFQAVPKLAALQSLAALPTVFVAQPNAVITKLSEPIYATAQKRCKNLLIAPAVTKPLMAAAINTNKRLTPTTSNRSSATATPVHSPLLQSTPTSMSKAILVDSQSQTESVNLETILNDIQAISEDILAIQLDKRRENDNVINKSLEQEDKNKKPYRSEMNLTLQYDGANQVAVAANTTATATQTSFSSSGKGNNRCTRSLEREHTDSPSPHIPDAMVPFPDKRTYIGFDQLNNEACLELPPTSVANMQRPPLPPVAGVAKQTQPPTPPARGFPSPLNIRCAGVARATPVAIPQPPTDETAGAQLIKPMTLGFAPNKSQLYAAVANAAAKRAQYRAAMTHSLDAELNAAGATALSETSAADAANEALATEVARRKARRVSIVCGDSSTPDSPDPLNNTQLVRSQAQINLSGMQDGGTTNVNTNNSNIASATSQPNNGSCTDLQAVLLNPALRNLKQTSHSTPNSPHSVRRRSNSNTMSPNNGVADPTQPQSLSANTSPKHAANAHHRHTNSSCSNIAVAHQRKSSQDSTRTNAGEGATVEAVTGRSRCSRRHSDGTVASNAQRVSGTSGHHHHHHHHHPHTSSLLSNNLHHSHHSHQDSTSYSEHGSNSSASSRESSTSFSVRSHRRKISISSHTGGKIPWCGCWGNGCL, encoded by the exons GGCAATCGGACATCAAACGTTTGCGTAGAGAGAATGAGCAGTTGCGCCGCGAGATTTGGACGCTACGCGATGAGTGCGATCGCTTGAATAAGCGCTTCAAGGCGAAGCTGTTGGATCACGATCATGCTTGCAACGCGCGGCATAGCGTTTGCAGTGGCGGCGGGCGCGGTAGTGGGCACATCTGTGACAGTAACTGCAACAGTGAT GATTCAGATTCCTGTGATACCTGCAAAGGCAACGATGACCAATGCAGTGATGAGTGCTGCACGGGCGGCAGCTGTCCACAGCTGGCGACAAAGCAGCCGATTATTGAGTTCGCGCCTGATACGCCCACCACAACGACAGCAACGCGCTCAGACATGGCCAATTTTGTGGTTAAATCTGCGGGTGCTAATTCGGAAAGTGTGCCGAATTTACATCAAGCATTCGATCATTTGTCCGTGGTGTCGGAGGAAACGATGAGTAATGCCGACCAGCATACGCATGTGCCGCACAATGAGTTGCTGCACATATATACGTCCGACGGTGGTGGCTCGCAGATGACATTGCCCAGCTTAGTTGGGCCGTTGACACCGTTGACGCCCATCGAACAGGTGGCCAATCAGCTGAACGACCTGCAAGCGGTTGTGCCGCCCCTATCTTATTTCGAGAATGTGTTGCAAGATCATATGGGCTCTAATATAG GTAATACGCCCAATACGAGCTCGCCCACGTCGAAACTAATGCGCCACACCAATGGCTGGGACTACAAGTTGCAATCGCCTTTCGCGCACAGAAAGATTTCAACAGGCGCTTCGCCGCCGGCGCTGCAAATTGCCACACCGCTTACGCAGAATTctacgcaacaacaacaacaacaacagagacTAGCACCACCCCAACTGCTAACCACCTTTGTGCCAACAATAGTTGCGCCGCCGGCGAGTAATGAGTCGACGGCAAGCCCCTCAAGTCACACCGTGTCAGCGCCGAGCGCGCAACAATCGAATGCGACTGTTATAGAGACAGTTGCAATTACAACGACGCCATCGAACGCGTTACCAACGCTTAACAGTCCAAGACATTTCTTTGCGCCACTAAAGCCACGGCTGAAAATCAATACAACTTTAGCTAATAAAGCACTGACAGGTGATGTCAATGTGCCTGCGGAGTCCACACCAATATCAACGCCAACCACGTTAGCTGCGGATGCCGAAAGCAGCGGCTGTCATAATTGTGAGCCGCCCGACCTTTATGTACACAACGGCTTGGCCTCACCCTATCAGCATCAGGCCTTGACGGCGACGGGCGCCGACAACGCTGTGCCACCACCAATACCACAACGCGGCAGCTCCTCCCAAGTAAGTCCACAACATCGCGCACGCGtgcaacgccaacaacaacaacagctgttgGCGCCGCAGCAGCAATATTTGCAGCCACATCAGCACACGCAtcagcatcagcagcagcaccagcggctgccacaacagcaacaacaccaacagcagtCACCACCTGCACTGTCGCAGTCATCGTTGATAACCATCACAGTGACCGTGGACGATGCTGATGAGGTTGCCGCCGGTGTTGATGCTGCTGCCGCTTGCGGTGAGGATGCGGCAATTGCCGCCGATATCCCGCTTAACACGCACGCTTCGACCGCGGCATTAATTAACACGCCACAAAGGCTGCAGGCGCCGTTTCAGGCTGTGCCGAAATTGGCGGCGCTGCAATCGCTCGCCGCATTGCCGACTGTTTTCGTCGCACAGCCAAATGCTGTAATAACAAAATTAAGCGAACCCATTTATGCTACCGCACAAAAACGCTGTAAAAATCTTTTAATTGCGCCGGCCGTGACCAAGCCGCTAATGGCGGCCGCCATTAACACCAATAAACGCctaacaccaacaacatcgAATCGTAGCAGTGCGACTGCAACGCCAGTACACTCACCGTTACTGCAGTCGACACCAACATCGATGTCAAAAGCAATTCTGGTGGATAGTCAAAGCCAG ACGGAGTCTGTGAACCTGGAAACCATACTTAATGATATTCAAGCCATATCGGAGGATATCTTAGCTATTCAACTGGACAAACGTAGAGAGAATGACAACGTTATCAACAAATCGCTGGAGCAGGAAGACAAAAATAAGAAACCGTACCgctcagaaatgaatttaacaCTACAATATGATGGCGCGAATCAAGTGGCAGTGGCCGCCAATACAACAGCGACTGCCACACAAACATCCTTCAGCAGCAGTGGCAAAGGCAATAATCGCTGCACGCGTTCACTAGAACGCGAGCATACAGACAGCCCATCGCCGCATATACCCGACGCTATGGTGCCTTTCCCAGATAAGCGCACTTATATTGGCTTTGATCAGCTGAATAATGAGGCGTGCCTGGAGCTGCCACCTACGAGTGTTGCAAATATGCAGCGACCACCGTTGCCGCCTGTCGCTGGTGTGGCCAAGCAGACGCAGCCACCGACGCCGCCAGCGCGTGGATTTCCATCACCATTAAATATACGCTGCGCAGGTGTAGCGCGCGCCACACCTGTAGCAATACCACAACCGCCTACAGATGAAACAGCTGGAGCGCAGCTTATCAAGCCCATGACGCTCGGTTTTGCGCCCAATAAAAGTCAGCTGTATGCCGCTGTGGCGAACGCGGCGGCTAAGCGTGCACAATATCGCGCTGCAATGACGCATTCGTTGGACGCGGAGTTGAATGCGGCAGGTGCAACGGCGTTAAGCGAGACAAGTGCTGCTGATGCTGCAAATGAG GCACTCGCTACAGAGGTGGCGCGTCGGAAAGCGCGTCGCGTTTCAATCGTGTGCGGTGATTCAAGTACGCCAGACTCACCTGATCCGCTGAACAATACGCAATTAGTTCGATCTCAAGCACAAATAAATCTAAGCGGTATGCAGGATGGTGGCACAACAAATGTCAATACCAACAACTCCAACATAGCGAGCGCAACGAGCCAACCAAACAATGGTAGCTGCACAGATTTGCAGGCCGTGCTGCTTAATCCGGCGTTGCGTAATCTCAAGCAAACCAGCCACAGCACTCCCAACTCACCACATTCCGTGCGGCGCCGTAGCAACAGTAATACGATGAGCCCGAATAATGGCGTTGCTGATCCTACACAACCGCAATCTCTATCGGCGAATACGTCGCCGAAGCACGCCGCCAACGCGCACCATCGCCACACAaatagcagctgcagcaatataGCGGTGGCGCATCAACGTAAATCCAGCCAAGACTCGACACGCACCAATGCCGGTGAGGGCGCCACTGTCGAAGCGGTTACAGGGCGCTCGCGCTGTTCTCGTCGCCACTCTGATGGCACCGTAGCGAGTAATGCACAGCGTGTCAGCGGCACTTCCGGCCATCaccaccatcatcatcatcatcacccGCATACATCGTCGTTGCTGAGCAATAATCTGCATCACAGTCACCACTCGCATCAGGATAGCACTTCATATTCGGAGCACGGTTCGAATAGTTCGGCATCGTCGCGGGAGTCATCAACTTCGTTCAGCGTGCGCTCGCATCGGCGAAAGATTTCCATCAGTTCGCATACTGGTGGTAAAATACCATGGTGCGGGTGCTGGGGCAACGGCTGCTTGTAG
- the LOC126767919 gene encoding uncharacterized protein LOC126767919 isoform X5 — translation MHWLDGSISLDENLISGRVSGGSNGENSDSNQSKTSLKAKRRRLAHYKLSSRLDRKSSRGMIYENEELRLRTININAEVERGQSDIKRLRRENEQLRREIWTLRDECDRLNKRFKAKLLDHDHACNARHSVCSGGGRGSGHICDSNCNSDDSDSCDTCKGNDDQCSDECCTGGSCPQLATKQPIIEFAPDTPTTTTATRSDMANFVVKSAGANSESVPNLHQAFDHLSVVSEETMSNADQHTHVPHNELLHIYTSDGGGSQMTLPSLVGPLTPLTPIEQVANQLNDLQAVVPPLSYFENVLQDHMGSNIGNTPNTSSPTSKLMRHTNGWDYKLQSPFAHRKISTGASPPALQIATPLTQNSTQQQQQQQRLAPPQLLTTFVPTIVAPPASNESTASPSSHTVSAPSAQQSNATVIETVAITTTPSNALPTLNSPRHFFAPLKPRLKINTTLANKALTGDVNVPAESTPISTPTTLAADAESSGCHNCEPPDLYVHNGLASPYQHQALTATGADNAVPPPIPQRGSSSQTESVNLETILNDIQAISEDILAIQLDKRRENDNVINKSLEQEDKNKKPYRSEMNLTLQYDGANQVAVAANTTATATQTSFSSSGKGNNRCTRSLEREHTDSPSPHIPDAMVPFPDKRTYIGFDQLNNEACLELPPTSVANMQRPPLPPVAGVAKQTQPPTPPARGFPSPLNIRCAGVARATPVAIPQPPTDETAGAQLIKPMTLGFAPNKSQLYAAVANAAAKRAQYRAAMTHSLDAELNAAGATALSETSAADAANEALATEVARRKARRVSIVCGDSSTPDSPDPLNNTQLVRSQAQINLSGMQDGGTTNVNTNNSNIASATSQPNNGSCTDLQAVLLNPALRNLKQTSHSTPNSPHSVRRRSNSNTMSPNNGVADPTQPQSLSANTSPKHAANAHHRHTNSSCSNIAVAHQRKSSQDSTRTNAGEGATVEAVTGRSRCSRRHSDGTVASNAQRVSGTSGHHHHHHHHHPHTSSLLSNNLHHSHHSHQDSTSYSEHGSNSSASSRESSTSFSVRSHRRKISISSHTGGKIPWCGCWGNGCL, via the exons GGCAATCGGACATCAAACGTTTGCGTAGAGAGAATGAGCAGTTGCGCCGCGAGATTTGGACGCTACGCGATGAGTGCGATCGCTTGAATAAGCGCTTCAAGGCGAAGCTGTTGGATCACGATCATGCTTGCAACGCGCGGCATAGCGTTTGCAGTGGCGGCGGGCGCGGTAGTGGGCACATCTGTGACAGTAACTGCAACAGTGAT GATTCAGATTCCTGTGATACCTGCAAAGGCAACGATGACCAATGCAGTGATGAGTGCTGCACGGGCGGCAGCTGTCCACAGCTGGCGACAAAGCAGCCGATTATTGAGTTCGCGCCTGATACGCCCACCACAACGACAGCAACGCGCTCAGACATGGCCAATTTTGTGGTTAAATCTGCGGGTGCTAATTCGGAAAGTGTGCCGAATTTACATCAAGCATTCGATCATTTGTCCGTGGTGTCGGAGGAAACGATGAGTAATGCCGACCAGCATACGCATGTGCCGCACAATGAGTTGCTGCACATATATACGTCCGACGGTGGTGGCTCGCAGATGACATTGCCCAGCTTAGTTGGGCCGTTGACACCGTTGACGCCCATCGAACAGGTGGCCAATCAGCTGAACGACCTGCAAGCGGTTGTGCCGCCCCTATCTTATTTCGAGAATGTGTTGCAAGATCATATGGGCTCTAATATAG GTAATACGCCCAATACGAGCTCGCCCACGTCGAAACTAATGCGCCACACCAATGGCTGGGACTACAAGTTGCAATCGCCTTTCGCGCACAGAAAGATTTCAACAGGCGCTTCGCCGCCGGCGCTGCAAATTGCCACACCGCTTACGCAGAATTctacgcaacaacaacaacaacaacagagacTAGCACCACCCCAACTGCTAACCACCTTTGTGCCAACAATAGTTGCGCCGCCGGCGAGTAATGAGTCGACGGCAAGCCCCTCAAGTCACACCGTGTCAGCGCCGAGCGCGCAACAATCGAATGCGACTGTTATAGAGACAGTTGCAATTACAACGACGCCATCGAACGCGTTACCAACGCTTAACAGTCCAAGACATTTCTTTGCGCCACTAAAGCCACGGCTGAAAATCAATACAACTTTAGCTAATAAAGCACTGACAGGTGATGTCAATGTGCCTGCGGAGTCCACACCAATATCAACGCCAACCACGTTAGCTGCGGATGCCGAAAGCAGCGGCTGTCATAATTGTGAGCCGCCCGACCTTTATGTACACAACGGCTTGGCCTCACCCTATCAGCATCAGGCCTTGACGGCGACGGGCGCCGACAACGCTGTGCCACCACCAATACCACAACGCGGCAGCTCCTCCCAA ACGGAGTCTGTGAACCTGGAAACCATACTTAATGATATTCAAGCCATATCGGAGGATATCTTAGCTATTCAACTGGACAAACGTAGAGAGAATGACAACGTTATCAACAAATCGCTGGAGCAGGAAGACAAAAATAAGAAACCGTACCgctcagaaatgaatttaacaCTACAATATGATGGCGCGAATCAAGTGGCAGTGGCCGCCAATACAACAGCGACTGCCACACAAACATCCTTCAGCAGCAGTGGCAAAGGCAATAATCGCTGCACGCGTTCACTAGAACGCGAGCATACAGACAGCCCATCGCCGCATATACCCGACGCTATGGTGCCTTTCCCAGATAAGCGCACTTATATTGGCTTTGATCAGCTGAATAATGAGGCGTGCCTGGAGCTGCCACCTACGAGTGTTGCAAATATGCAGCGACCACCGTTGCCGCCTGTCGCTGGTGTGGCCAAGCAGACGCAGCCACCGACGCCGCCAGCGCGTGGATTTCCATCACCATTAAATATACGCTGCGCAGGTGTAGCGCGCGCCACACCTGTAGCAATACCACAACCGCCTACAGATGAAACAGCTGGAGCGCAGCTTATCAAGCCCATGACGCTCGGTTTTGCGCCCAATAAAAGTCAGCTGTATGCCGCTGTGGCGAACGCGGCGGCTAAGCGTGCACAATATCGCGCTGCAATGACGCATTCGTTGGACGCGGAGTTGAATGCGGCAGGTGCAACGGCGTTAAGCGAGACAAGTGCTGCTGATGCTGCAAATGAG GCACTCGCTACAGAGGTGGCGCGTCGGAAAGCGCGTCGCGTTTCAATCGTGTGCGGTGATTCAAGTACGCCAGACTCACCTGATCCGCTGAACAATACGCAATTAGTTCGATCTCAAGCACAAATAAATCTAAGCGGTATGCAGGATGGTGGCACAACAAATGTCAATACCAACAACTCCAACATAGCGAGCGCAACGAGCCAACCAAACAATGGTAGCTGCACAGATTTGCAGGCCGTGCTGCTTAATCCGGCGTTGCGTAATCTCAAGCAAACCAGCCACAGCACTCCCAACTCACCACATTCCGTGCGGCGCCGTAGCAACAGTAATACGATGAGCCCGAATAATGGCGTTGCTGATCCTACACAACCGCAATCTCTATCGGCGAATACGTCGCCGAAGCACGCCGCCAACGCGCACCATCGCCACACAaatagcagctgcagcaatataGCGGTGGCGCATCAACGTAAATCCAGCCAAGACTCGACACGCACCAATGCCGGTGAGGGCGCCACTGTCGAAGCGGTTACAGGGCGCTCGCGCTGTTCTCGTCGCCACTCTGATGGCACCGTAGCGAGTAATGCACAGCGTGTCAGCGGCACTTCCGGCCATCaccaccatcatcatcatcatcacccGCATACATCGTCGTTGCTGAGCAATAATCTGCATCACAGTCACCACTCGCATCAGGATAGCACTTCATATTCGGAGCACGGTTCGAATAGTTCGGCATCGTCGCGGGAGTCATCAACTTCGTTCAGCGTGCGCTCGCATCGGCGAAAGATTTCCATCAGTTCGCATACTGGTGGTAAAATACCATGGTGCGGGTGCTGGGGCAACGGCTGCTTGTAG